In Salmo salar chromosome ssa14, Ssal_v3.1, whole genome shotgun sequence, the sequence gctttttatttttaatacattctttttaaatgtctaaaaatctgttttcgctttgtcattatggggtatcgtgtgtagatttcatgaggaaaaacatttatgtaatcaacacacacacacacatacacacacacacacacacacacacacacacacacacacacacacacacacacacacacacacacacacacacacacacacacacacacacacacacacacacacacacacacacacacacacacacacacacacacacacacacacacacacacatacacacacatacacacacacatacacacacacacacacacacacacacacacacacatacacacacacatacacacacacacatacacacacacatacacacacacacacacacacacacacacacacacacacacacacacacacacacacacacacatacacacacacatacacacacacatacacacacacacacacacacatacacacacacataaacacacacatacacacacacacacacacacacatacacacacacatacacacacacacacacacacacacatacacacacacatacacacacaaggaAACACTTTGTACCCCCACCTCCTTGGTTCTCTCTGCTTGGGTAGATGCGTGGAAAGGGCCAAAACTCCTCTGGAGGGGGAAAGTCTTCTATTGGGTGGAACTGAAATTTAGACTCAAAGTCATCTGaaagaccagagagacagagacagattaacacactgagaacagacaccactaaaacacagagacagattaacacactgagaacagacaccactaaaacacagagacagattaacacactgagaacagacaccactaaaacacagagacagattaacacactgagaacagacaccactaaaacacagagacagattaacacactgagaacagacaccactaaaacacagagacagattaacacactgagaacagacaccactaaaacacagagacagattaacacactgagaacagacaccactaaaacacagagacagattaacacactgagaacagacaccactaaaacacagagacagattaacacactgagaacagacaccactaaaacacagagacagattaacacactgagaacagacaccactaaaacacagagacagattaacacactgagaacagacaccactaaaacacagagacagattaacacactgagaacagacaccactaaaacacagagacagattaacacactgagaacagacaccactaacacacagagacagattaacacactgagaacagacaccactaacacacagagacagattaacacactgacacagagacagattaacacactgacacagagacagattaacacacagagacagattaacacacagagacagattaacacacagagacagattaacacacagagacagattaacacactgacacagagacagattaacacactgacacagagacagattaacacacagagacagattaacacactgagaacagacaccactaaaacacagagacagattaacacactgagaacagacaccactaaaacacagagacagattaacacactgagaacagacaccactaaaacacagagacagattaacacactgagaacagacaccactaaaacacagagacagattaacacactgagaacagacaccactaacacacagagacagattaacacactgagaacagacaccactaacacacagagacagattaacacactgagaacagacaccactaaaacacagagacagattaacacactgagaacagacaccactaaaacacagagacagattaacacactgagaacagacaccactaacacacagagacagattaacacactgagaacagacaccactaaaacacagagacagattaacacactgagaacagacaccactaaaacacagagacagattaacacactgagaacagacaccactaaaacacagagacagattaacacactgagaacagacaccactaacacacagagacagattaacacactgagaacagacaccactaacacacagagacagattaacacactgagaacagacaccactaaaacacagagacagattaacacactgagaacagacaccactaaaacacagagacagattaacacactgagaacagacaccactaaaacacagagacagattaacacactgagaacagacaccactaaaacacagagacagattaacacactgagaacagacaccactaaaacacagagacagattaacacactgagaacagacaccactaaaacacagagacagattaacacactgagaacagacaccactaaaacacagagacagattaacacactgagaacagacaccactaaaacacagagacagattaacacactgagaacagacaccactaaaacacagagacagattaacacactgagaacagacaccactaaaacacagagacagattaacacactgagaacagacaccactaaaacacagagacagattaacacactgagaacagacaccactaaaacacagagacagattaacacactgagaacagacaccactaaaacacagagacagattaacacactgagaacagacaccactaaaacacagagacagattaacacactgagaacagacaccactaaaacacagagacagattaacacactgagaacagacaccactaaaacacagagacagattaacacactgagaacagacaccactaaaacacagagacagattaacacactgagaacagacaccactaaaacacagagacagattaacacactgagaacagacaccactaacacacagagacagattaacacactgagaacagacaccactaacacacagagacagattaacacactgagaacagacaccactaaaacacagagacagattaacacactgacacagagaccaattaacacactgagaacagacaccactaacacacagagacagattaacacactgacacagagaccgattaacacactgacacagagacagattaacacacagagacagattaacacactgacacagagacagattaacacacagagacagattaacacacagagacagattaaCACACCAGattaacacacagagacagattaacacacagagacagattaacacacagagacagattaacacactgacacagagacagattaacacacagagacagattaacacactgacacagagacagattaacacactgacacagagacagattaacacactgacacagagacagattaacacacagagacagattaacacactaacacagagacagattaacacacagagacagattaacacacagagacagattaacacactgacacagagacagattaacacattgacacagagacagattaacacacagagacagattaacacactgagaccagacagtgtgttacacaACGTGCAGGGGGCACAGAGTGTCCACTGCTATTAAAACCACTTACATTTCACGACAACTTTAAACCCCCACAATTGAATAGCGATCTCCACTCAACTTCAACCCActgttataaagccctttttacatcagcagttgtcacaaagcgCGTCACAGACACCCAGCCCTAAAAGCCTCAAGAGCAAGCCATGCTTCTGCGGCTAGGAAAATAAAACGAGTGCCACAGTTTTGGAGAGGAATTGAAACGAGtgaagggagagaagaagaacGAAGAAGGAGAATCAGAATTGTACTTGAGGCTCTCACCCAGGCTGTGCAAGCTTAGGCTGTGTCCATGCCTCATTAAGgacggggggaggggaggaggaggaggaggaggaggaggactgtgTCCATTCCTCATTAAGGAcgggggaaggggaggaggatgaggtggaGGGATTCGGTTGGTCAGCTCAGTGGACGGGGAACGGGCCGGTGGGGCGGGGGGAGAAGCCAACGACCTCCCCACACCTGTTGGGAAATAAAACAGACATTGTGAAGAaatctcacagagagagagtttTCTCTCAGTGTTGTAGTCTCTGTCTGTGTAGCTAGATGAATGTGATGTCATTAGAGCTAAACCCAGTTAGGATAGAATCTAGTGAACAgtgtatttcatttatttattatttattttttagcaGGTAaactgactgagaacacattctcatttacagcaacgacctggggaacagtttacagggggagaggagggggatgaatgagccaattggaaactgGGGATGATGAGGTGACCGTGACGGTATGAGGACCAGATACAATTAAACCACTGAGTCATTAACAATCAGATGCAGGAAACAGTAATCGATCCGTCTAGGACTCCGcgattgtattttattttgaccAACAATTACCTGCATATAATACGAGAGCTTGGAAATTTATAAAACAGTAAAATCATTGCAATATTATTGTATAAAACTGACCCATTGCAGTACAAAAAAGAGGGCTAGCAATTTCAACCCATCACCACACATTTAACGCAAATGTATGGCTCAATCAAGTCACACGCCAACAAACTTTATCCCTCGTCAGCgcattttcacaagaaattggAACAAAATCATTGCATATCACATACAGTATTACAAAATTGCCGCAGCAAAATCAATCAAATCCAAAATTCCCCCTGCAAATTTCACAAAAACAATACCTGCACTCCTGGGCACAGCTGGTGGTCGTCGACTGGGTGCAGTGCAGGGGTAAGAGGGGGGCAGTGGGGGCACCGGGGGTCGCATGGCAGGGGACGGCACAGGGGGCATCTTGGGTGGTGGAGGGGGCAGAGAGGAGGGGCAGCTGGGGGTGAATGAGgcagggaggggtggaggaggaggaggaggaggaggagggccgtGGGGACCAGAGTTAGAGAATCTCAAttcagaggaaggggaggggacaggggaaggaggagggggaagggaggaggagaggatgggggagggagaaggggggagggaggaggaaaggatgggggagggaggaggcggGTAGAAGAAACCAGAGTTCCggttagggagggaggaggggggcgtggagggaggaggggtagagggctggggtaaGGGGTGAGGCTGCTGGATGGGGAGCCAGGTAGGCTTGGTGACTTgggtagggggaggagggggaggagggggaggaccgGTAGGGATGGGGGGAGGCCTGCTGCTGGGGCGCTCATGgaatgagggaggagggggaggaggagtgaTGGTGGGGGAGGTTTGctgtgagagggggagggaggggcggAGGCTGAGTGGGCAGGGCGGTGGGAAGGGCTTCCTCTCTCTGTCGGCCTATGGTAGGGCTCGGAGGTGTGGCCACTGTCTGACGATGTCGGTGGAGGGTTCCACTGAGGCTTCAGTCCCGTTGAGGAGCTAGAGCTagaaactgacacacacacacacacacacacacacacacacacacacacacacacacacacacacacacacacacacacacacacacacacacacacacacacacacacacacacacacacacacacacacacacacacacacacacacgcacacacacacacacacacacacacacaatgtctattagaaacagacactacaacacacacaacctGGTTTGTTTATgacagatgtggagagagagagagagagagagagagagagagagagagagagagagagagagagagagagagagagagagagagaaagcacataatataacatttgaaatgtcttcattATTTTGgatcttctgtgagtgtaatgttttactgttcatttttttattgtttattatccatttcacttgctttggcaatgtaaacatatgtttcccacgacaataaagcccctttgaattgaaattgaaaatTGAATAGCAACAGACACCAGATAGACAGACTGTATATTCATCATGCTGCCATCCTGACCCACCCACGTTCTTCCCTGTGAAAGCTCTCTGTCCAGCAGGTCTGAGGATGGGGAACCCGCTAGAGAACAAGCCCCTTAGAGATGGCCTCAcagcctccacccctcctcctgatCCTCCCTGGGGATGGTCCTGGGACAGACCACCACTGGCCCTGGGCTCTGCATAGGGAACATCACACAAACAATGAGTCAATATGTTTTATGATATCACCATATACACACATGTACTGGTATCTCAGAGGACTGCAGACATACTGGTAACTAAGAGGACTGTAGACATACTGGTATCTCAGAGGACTGCAGATATACTGGTATCTCAGAGGACTGTAGACATACTGGTATCTCAGAGGACTGCAGATATACTGGTATCTCAGAGGACTGCAGACATACTGGTAACTAAGAGGACTGTAGACATACTGGTATCTCAGAGGACTGCAGATATACTGGTATCTCAGAGGACTGTAGACATACTGGTATCTCAAAGGACTGTAGACATACTGGTATCTCAAAGGACTGTAGACATACTGGTATCTCAGAGGACTGCAGACATACTGGTAActcaaatttatttttaaatcaaatcaaatgtatttttatatagcccttcgtacatcagctgatatctcaaagtgctgtacagaaacccagcctaaaaccccaaacagcaagcaaagcatgtgaaagaagcacggtggctaggaaaaactccctaggaaaaactccctagaaaggccaaaaacctaggaagaaacctagagaggaaccaggctatgaggggtggccagtcctcttctggctgtgcagggtggatattataacagaacatggtcaagatgttaaaatgttaaaatgttcataaatgaccagcatggtctaataataataatcatagtagttgtcgagggtgcaacaagcacgtccggtgaacaggtcagggttccatactAAGAGGACTGTAGACATACTGGTATCTCAgaggactgcagatgtactgGTATCTCAGAGGACTGTAGACATACTGGTATCTCAGAGGACTGTATACATACTGGTATCTCAAAGGACTGTAGACATACTGGTATCTCAGAGGACTGTAGACATACTGGTATCTCAGAGGACTGTAGACATACTGGTATCTCAGAGGACTGTAGACATACTGGTATCTCAGAGGAATTGTCAAGTTCTACTTCAAGGCTCATTGCTTCACAATGACTTGCACATTCACTTAGCACAGCATTTGAGACAATATGTTTTACGTTGGCTGCAACAGGCATGATTTATAGTTTATCACTGGCAGAGGATGTTCCTGACCACATGACCTAACCATGAGAAACTGGGGGTCTGATTTATAGAATATAGTAGGCCTGGGTTGTAGAATATAGGAGGCCTGGTTTATAGAATATAGGAGGTCTGGGTTATAGAATATAGGAGGGTTATAGAATATAGGAGGGTTATAGAATATAGGGGGTCTGGGTTATAGAATATAGGAGGGTTATAGAATATAGCAGGGTTATAGAATATAGGAGGGTTATAGAATATAGGGGGTCTGGGTTATAGAATATAGCAGGGTTATAGAATATAGGAGGGTTATAGAATATAGGGGGTCTGGGTTATAGAATATAGCAGGGTTATAGAATATAGCAGGGTTATAGAATATAGGGGGTCTGGGTTATAGAATATAGGAGGGTTATAGAATATAGCAGGGTTATAGAATATAGGAGGGTTATAGAATATAGGAGGGTTATAGAATATAGCAGGGTTATAGAATATAGGAGGTCTGGGTTATAGAATATAGGAGGGTTATAGAATATAGGAGGGTTATAGAATATAGGAGGTCTGGGTTATAGAATATAGGAGGGTTATAGAATATAGGAGGGTTATAGAATATAGGAGGGTTATAGAATATAGGAGGGTTATAGAATATAGGAGGGTTATAGAATATAGGAGGGTTATAGAATATAGGAGGGTTATAGAATATAGGAGGTCTGGGTTATAGAATATAGGAGGGTTATAGAATATAGGAGGGTTATAGAATATAGGGGGTCTGGGTTATAGAATATAGGAGGGTTATAGAATATAGCAGGGTTATAGAATATAGGAGGGTTATAGAATATAGGAGGGTTATAGAATATAGGAGGGTTATAGAATATAGGAGGGTTATAGAATATAGGAGGGTTATAGAATATAGGAGGGTTATAGAATATAGGAGGGTTATAGAATATAGGAGGGTTATAGAATATAGGAGGGTTATAGAATATAGCAGGGTTATAGAATATAGGAGGGTTATAGAATATAGGAGGGTTATAGAATATAGGAGGGTTATAGAATATAGGAGGGTTATAAAATATAGGAGGTCTGGGTTATAGAATATAGGAGGGTTATAGAATATAGGAGGGTTATAGAATATAGGGGGTCTGGGTTATAGAATATAGGAGGGTTATAGAATATAGCAGGGTTATAGAATATAGGAGGGTTATAGAATATAGGAGGGTTATAGAATATAGGAGGGTTATAGAATATAGGAGGGTTATAGAATATAGCAGGGTTATAGAATATAGGAGGGTTATAGAATATAGGAGGGTTATAGAATATAGGAGGTCTGGGTTATAGAATATAGGAGGGTTATAGAATATAGGAGGGTTATAGAATATAGGAGGGTTATAGAATATAGGAGGTCTGGGTTATAGAATATAGGAGGGTTATAGAATATAGGAGGGTTATAGAATATAGGAGGGTTATAGAATATAGGAGGGTTATAGAATATAGGAGGGTTATAGAATATAGGAGGGTTATAGAATATAGGAGGGTTATAGAATATAGCAGGGTTATAGAATATAGGAGGGTTATAGAATATAGGAGGGTTATAGAATATAGGAGGGTTATAGAATATAGGAGGGTTATAGAATATAGGAGGGTTATAGAATATAGGAGGGTTATAGAATATAGGAGGGTTATAGAATATAGCAGGGTTATAGAATATAGGAGGGTTATAGAATATAGGGGGTCTGGGTTATAGAATATAGGAGGGTTATAGAATATAGCAGGGTTATAGAATATAGGAGGGTTATAGAATATAGGAGGGTTATAGAATATAGGAGGGTTATAGAATATAGGAGGGTTATAGAATATAGGAGGGTTATAGAATATAGGAGGGTTATAGAATATAGGAGGGTTATAGAATATAGGAGGGTTATAGAATATAGGAGGGTTATAGAATATAGCAGGGTTATAGAATATAGGAGGGTTATAGAATATAGGAGGGTTATAGAATATAGGAGGTCTGGGTTATAGAATATAGGAGGGTTATAGAATATAGGAGGGTTATAGAATATAGGAGGGTTATAGAATATAGGAGGTCTGGGTTATAGAATATAGGAGGGTTATAGAATATAGGAGGGTTATAGAATATAGGAGGGTTATAGAATATAGGAGGGTTATAGAATATAGGAGGGTTATAGAATATAGGAGGGTTATAGAATATAGGAGGGTTATAGAATATAGGAGGTCTGGGTTATAGAATATAGGAGGGTTATAGAATATAGGAGGGTTATAGAATATAGGAGGGTTATAGAATATAGGAGGTCTGGGTTATAGAATATAGGAGGGTTATAGAATATAGGAGGGTTATAGAATATAGGAGGGTTATAGAATATAGGAGGGTTATAGAATATAGGAAGGTTATAGAATATAGGAGGTCTGGGTTATAGAATTTTGGCTTTAACAGAAAAACTGTAGGTAGTTGTGAGCCTGTGATGTGTTTCTCACAGTAGTTTCACcatgtgtttcaccatgtgtttccccttgtgtttccccatgtgtttcaccatgtgtttcccaatgtgtttccccttgtgtttccccatgtgtttcaccatgtgtttcccaatgtgtttcaccatgtgtttcaccatgtgtttccccatgtgtttccccttgtgtttccccatgtgtttcaccatgtgtttcccaatgtgtttccccatgtgtttccccatgtgtttccccttgtgtttcccaatgtgtttctctatgtgtttcaccatgtgtttcaccatgtgtttcaccatgtgtttcaccatgtgtttccccttgtgtttccccatgtgtttcaccatgtgtttccccatgtgtttccccttgtgtttccccatgtgtttccccatgtgtttccccttgtgtttcaccatgtgtttcaccatgtgtttcaccatgtgtttcaccatgtgtttcaccatgtgtttccccttgtgtttccccatgtgtttcaccatgtgtttccccttgtgtttcaccatgtgtttcaccatgtgtttccccttgtgtttcaccatgtgtttccccttgtgtttcaccatgtgtttcaccatgtgtttccccttgtgtttcaccatgtgtttccccttgtgtttcaccatgtgtttccccttgtgtttcaccatgtgtttccccttgtgtttcaccatgtgtttccccttgtgtttcaccatgtgtttccccttgtgtttcaccatgtgtttccCCTTGTGTTTCCCAATGTGTTTCCCAatgtgtttcaccatgtgtttcaccatgtgtttcaccatgtgtttccccttgtgtttcccaatgtgtttcaccatgtgtttcaccatgtgtttcccaatgtgtttccccatgtgtttccccatgtgtttccccttgtgtttcccaatgtgtttctctatgtgtttcaccatgtgtttcaccatgtgtttcaccatgtg encodes:
- the LOC106570732 gene encoding WAS/WASL-interacting protein family member 2: MPPVPSPAMRPPVPPLPPSYPCTAPSRRPPAVPRSAGVGRSLASPPAPPARSPSTELTNRIPPPHPPPLPPSLMRNGHSPPPPPPPPPLPPSLMRHGHSLSLHSLDDFESKFQFHPIEDFPPPEEFWPFPRIYPSRENQGVIRTQLW